GGAGTCTGCAAAGTAATCTGTTTTAGCCCGCGGCACGATTTGACGATTCCCGAGATGGAGGTAGAAGAAATTGCCAAAGTGGTCGATGTTTGGCAAAGTGAATATAAAGAGCTGGGGGCAAAGGATTTTGTTAACTATGTGCAGATTTTTGAGAACAAGGGAAGTGTGATGGGATGTTCCAATCCGCATCCGCATGGACAAATCTGGTCGTCAAGTTCCATTCCGAATGAACCCGCTAAAGAACAGATGGCGCAGCTTCAGTATTACAATAATCACCGGCGGACATTGCTGGGCGATTACCTGGAAAGTGAACTGGAGAAGAAAGAGCGCATTCTGGTTGAGAATGAACATTTCGTTGCGTTGGTACCCTATTGGGCAGTGTGGCCGTTCGAAAGTATGATTATCAGCAGACGGGCTATCCAACATCTGGGACAGTTTACCGGCGAAGAGAAACTGGCTTTGGCCGATATATACAAACGTTTGACGGTGATGTACGATAACCTGTTTGAGGTTTCCTTTCCTTATTCGGCAGGTATTCATCAAAGTCCGACCGATGATGAACCGCATCCGGAATGGCATTTCCATATGCATTTTTACCCGCCGCTATTACGCTCAGCTACCGTGAAGAAATTCATGGTGGGTTATGAAATGCTGGCGACTCCGCAGCGCGATATTACGGCGGAAACAAGTGCAGAGCGTTTACGGGCGTTGTCAACCGTTCACTATAAACAGAGATAAGAAATCATAAATCGATACTAAATCCAATTCATATGTTTACATTTTGGGATTATATGGCTTTCATACTCTATGCTGTCGTGATTTTGGGCGTAGGGCTATGGGTTTCGAGAGAAAAGAAAGGCCATAAAAAGAATGCTGAGGACTACTTCCTGGCAAGTAAAGGATTACCCTGGTGGGCCATTGGTGCATCGGTGATTGCAGCCAATATTTCAGCTGAGCAATTCATCGGTATGTCCGGTTCCGGTTTTGCCATTGGTCTGGGAATTGCCTCCTACGAGTGGATGGGCGCCGCTACGCTGATCATCGTCGGTAAATACTTCCTGCCTATCTTCCTCGACAAGGGCATTTACACCATGCCGCAGTTCCTCGAAGTTCGTTACGACGGACGCGTGCGACTGGCGTTGGCCATTTTCTGGTTGCTGGTGTATGTGTTCGTTAACCTTACTTCTGTGATGTACCTTGGAGCGTTGGCTTTGGAGACGATTATGGGAGTGCCGTTACTCTACGGTATTATTGCACTGGCGCTCTTTGCTGCCCTTTATTCAATATATGGTGGATTGAAAGCAGTTGCCTGGACGGATGTTATTCAGGTGGTTTTCCTGGTCGCCGGTGGTCTGATTACTACCTGGCTGGCACTGGATGCTGTGGCTGATAAGTTTGGCGTGAATGGACCGCTCAATGGCTTTGTTGAATTGATGAAGCAGGCACCGGAAAAGTTTAATATGATTATTCATAAAGGTGAGTTGCTGGTTCCCAATGGAACGAACGGTGGTACGCGTGATGCATTTCAGGATCTACCCGGAATTTCTGTGTTAGTTGGTGGATTGTGGGTAGCGAACCTGGCTTACTTCGGTTTTAACCAATACATCATTCAGCGTGGTTTGGCAGCCAAGAGTGTCGATGAAGCTCAGAAAGGAATGATCTTCGCTGGTTTCCTCAAGATTTTAACACCGCTTATCGTGGTTCTTCCGGGTATTGCCGCTTTTGTGCTCACGCGCAATACCGATGTGGTTATCGATCCATCTGACAAAGCTTATCCGTGGTTGTTGCATACGTTTATTCCCACCGGGGTGAAGGGATTGACCTTCGCTGCATTGGCGGCTGCGATAGTTTCGTCGCTGGCTTCCATGCTGAATTCCACTTCCACGATTTTTACGATGGATATTTACAAAAAACATATCCGGCCTGAAGCTTCGCAAACGCACCTGGTAACCATTGGTCGTCTGACTTCGTTCACGGCGTTGGTGATTGCTGTTTTCGTTGCACGTCCACTGTTGGGTGGACTCGACCAGGCATTCCAGTTTATTCAGGATTTTACCGGAATGATTACGCCGGGAGTTCTGGCCATTTTCGGACTGGGAATGTTCTGGAAGAAAGCGCATGCTAACGGCGCTTTGCTTACCGCCATCCTGACCATCCCGCTGGGGTTTGCCTTCAAGGCTTTGATGCCGAATCTGCCTTTCATGAACCGGATGGGAATTGTCTTCCTGATCCTGGCAACTATTTTAATTGTGGTGAGTCTGCTGGAATCAAAAGCAGACGATCCGAATGGCTTGATCATGAAGAAAGATTATTTCAGAACATCGAAAGGATTTAATATTGGGGCAATCATTATTAGTCTCATTCTGATAGTCTTTTACACCGTTTGGTGGTAGTAAATCAAATGACAGAATAAATGTAAGCAGCCTCGTATTTCGGGGCTGCTTTTTTTATTTCCGACTTCAATAATTTTTAAATTTACTGCCCATGAAGGAAAATACTCTATTCTACGATATCATTGGCGATGTGCATGGCCACGCGGAATTGCTGAAGAAACTGCTCAAAAAGCTCAACTATGAACTGAAAGACGGGGTTTGGCAGCATAAGAAGCGGAAAGCTGTTTTTGTAGGTGACTTCATTAACCGGGGGCCCCAAATCAGGGAAACCCTGGAAATTGTGAGGGGAATGGTGGAAGCCGGAACCGCGTATGCTATTCTGGGAAACCATGAGTACGCTGCCATTTTATATCACATCAAAGATTCGGGAGGAACCTACCTCGGCAGACACATTTCAGGTAACCGGAACCAAATCAGCAAGACCTTGAGCCAGTTTAAAAACGAAAAAGAGCTTTGGAAAGATTATCTCCGGTGGTTACGAACGCTGCCGCTTTTTCTCGATTTGGGCGAAATACGCGTGGCTCACGCCTATTGGAACGATGCAGAGATTGATTATCTGAAGGAAATCCTTCCTGCTGATAAACTGAAGAAGCGTTTTCTTCGCGAAATACATGAGAACGGACATCCTGCTTCTGAAGTGGTATATCACCTGTTAAAAGGGCTGGAATACCGCACACCGGCCGATTTGATTGTAAAAGACACCAGGGGAATGACGCGGAGAACCTTCCGGATGAACTGGTGGGAATCACCTTCCGGGAAAACATTCCGAAGCCTTTCGTTCGGAAACAAGTTTGTGTTACCCGATTATTCCGTTCCGCAGGAAATCGTTCCGCGATTCGAACCGTATTCCGAAGACCAACCGCCTGTATTTTTCGGGCACTACTGCCTCTCTGGATGTTGTGCTATACCGCAGTCGAATTTGTGCTGCGTGGATAGTTGCGTGGCAACGACCGGAAAATTGATGGCCTATCGCTGGAAAGGGGAGAAAATATTAACCGAGGAACATCTGATTTCCGTAAAGGATTGATGCTTCGCGTAAGCTGCTTTCCGTTATTCCCCTCAAAAGATTTTTGATTTTATATATCGACCTGTTAAAACACAAAAGCCCCGGAATAACTCCGAGGCTTTCGCGGTCTGGACGGGACTCGAACCCGCGACCCCATGCGTGACAGGCATGTATTCTAACCAACTGAACTACCAGACCAAAATGGTTCTTCAATATTTTATTGGCGGTCCGGACGGGACTCGAACCCGCGACCCCATGCGTGACAGGCATGTATTCTAACCAACTGAACTACCGGACCAAAATCGTTTTCCTTAATATTTTATTGGCGGTCTGGACGGGACTCGAACCCGCGACCCCATGCGTGACAGGCATGTATTCTAATCAACTGAACTACCAGACCATGTGTTTTTCAGGAAAACGTTCACAAAATATGAAAGAACCGGGCCTTGCGCCCTGCCTTATTTTTAAAGGCGATGCAAATATATAGCTTGTTTCTTTAACTGCAAATCTATACCCCAATTTTTTTACCAATTTTTCAGTAAACGAAACCGGAAACGCTTTCGTGAATATACTTAATCTTTTTCTTGTGAGAAGATGGAAAAATGAACACTTCCGTATTTGCGCAATTCGCTGAAACGGGGGTGCGAGCTAAAATTGTTTGTTTTTCCGTGCTCGAGGATGAAAATGCCGCCCG
This Prolixibacter sp. NT017 DNA region includes the following protein-coding sequences:
- a CDS encoding sodium/sugar symporter, which codes for MFTFWDYMAFILYAVVILGVGLWVSREKKGHKKNAEDYFLASKGLPWWAIGASVIAANISAEQFIGMSGSGFAIGLGIASYEWMGAATLIIVGKYFLPIFLDKGIYTMPQFLEVRYDGRVRLALAIFWLLVYVFVNLTSVMYLGALALETIMGVPLLYGIIALALFAALYSIYGGLKAVAWTDVIQVVFLVAGGLITTWLALDAVADKFGVNGPLNGFVELMKQAPEKFNMIIHKGELLVPNGTNGGTRDAFQDLPGISVLVGGLWVANLAYFGFNQYIIQRGLAAKSVDEAQKGMIFAGFLKILTPLIVVLPGIAAFVLTRNTDVVIDPSDKAYPWLLHTFIPTGVKGLTFAALAAAIVSSLASMLNSTSTIFTMDIYKKHIRPEASQTHLVTIGRLTSFTALVIAVFVARPLLGGLDQAFQFIQDFTGMITPGVLAIFGLGMFWKKAHANGALLTAILTIPLGFAFKALMPNLPFMNRMGIVFLILATILIVVSLLESKADDPNGLIMKKDYFRTSKGFNIGAIIISLILIVFYTVWW
- a CDS encoding UDP-glucose--hexose-1-phosphate uridylyltransferase, whose protein sequence is MSDFNLTDHPHRRYNALTGEWVLVSPHRAKRPWQGQVEKIQEETRPPYDPTCYLCAGNERAGGEKNPDYQSTYVFRNDFSALLEDTSEGLVEEGELFRAESERGVCKVICFSPRHDLTIPEMEVEEIAKVVDVWQSEYKELGAKDFVNYVQIFENKGSVMGCSNPHPHGQIWSSSSIPNEPAKEQMAQLQYYNNHRRTLLGDYLESELEKKERILVENEHFVALVPYWAVWPFESMIISRRAIQHLGQFTGEEKLALADIYKRLTVMYDNLFEVSFPYSAGIHQSPTDDEPHPEWHFHMHFYPPLLRSATVKKFMVGYEMLATPQRDITAETSAERLRALSTVHYKQR
- a CDS encoding metallophosphoesterase, which gives rise to MKENTLFYDIIGDVHGHAELLKKLLKKLNYELKDGVWQHKKRKAVFVGDFINRGPQIRETLEIVRGMVEAGTAYAILGNHEYAAILYHIKDSGGTYLGRHISGNRNQISKTLSQFKNEKELWKDYLRWLRTLPLFLDLGEIRVAHAYWNDAEIDYLKEILPADKLKKRFLREIHENGHPASEVVYHLLKGLEYRTPADLIVKDTRGMTRRTFRMNWWESPSGKTFRSLSFGNKFVLPDYSVPQEIVPRFEPYSEDQPPVFFGHYCLSGCCAIPQSNLCCVDSCVATTGKLMAYRWKGEKILTEEHLISVKD